From Xylocopa sonorina isolate GNS202 chromosome 2, iyXylSono1_principal, whole genome shotgun sequence, a single genomic window includes:
- the LOC143433253 gene encoding uncharacterized protein LOC143433253 isoform X2 — translation MAQYYNFMTDASGTLTLEEVQRICSVDGQSVQLVVEDINNGGNSSQQFLTCTTAPQNSGQAIFSQQINLGNPISATRLEQGQNLFIIKPNTNELTSQGILKTTVNANTVEGNIVNIVDNKGSKTFISCNNGGQQIQWIKMQENSINVNAVSKQGALISEKTQTANLNENQNNSSQNLLHGSCELSPLNTGPLKRKPLRSYQDRNQLSANSVQTGTSSTLERVNVTNSTESQTTNANVSNIRTSVPSFCNKTVSPIGQNVTQISTQIHTSLSTVHTRPQAPTLPKSSLKVQQPKMEQARLKQMQNQRQVQNEQRLQGSNAQQASNVASRSMQGSLNNPTQRQQTTTINSVQQKQMTSPPHLSLQKPSTPQKSQYEIKSPSSSPPQSVCNSMDVESLESTSPSEKGSTNQQNFSSPTDSQNVVSESIAIHEKVIHNPAATKIQHQIQGNTAKMLVMLSSGEQRLITFNIPNEDCTVQDLLEQANIVFCGKTSVSLVSDPTLGINYIVEAGPGAISSHEMSDNDSSQDNSASNLDNSHSSPDENSNPVQQNEEPIYIEGMLAVCSHCGFSSMDFNRCLRCKRKLPKDVKTIPMTMGIQEKKETMISVDTFYKKNNERNSSAKLEKLERDGSVYKRGRGRGRGGSRSRPIHKEPECLTISSDEEEEGKTKKSGGSSNHISVSESNNYSEEMATILEKEPVITNNSTPNTSTDYNMDSDDAMKDNSIYPPHTSILCRTVRIGSYKYIPRERVVISQNGVRLGVPLLEDDKTFVTLDVKIQDIVKVLIHFGKAMPVLFFYTSTNTGAMIRELLGMQDPKGPYYDPAGKDHTHKRITLLPEKLTEESKIVLKNLFKRRRLLEELSSKEANDILVRASPKDSLQIQSLSKKENQTGTTTNSNANGGIQTITVYPPPPAKGGIAINTEDYLCLGEDQFLNDVIIDFYLKYLTLEVLSESDQRRTHVFSSYFYKRLTSPHTQAVESNVPPSPAAKRHARVQKWTKNVNIFEKDFIIIPINEHAHWFLAIICFPGLVGEVFTQRKRSEENNVRKTVQKSKKLKEVKLQVVTIGTTIYSPVTTTITIDQGDDGSERDEAEGDDEEMEMDSDDDETAEEKSLSPKTEQNVPQKEDTVKVPCILIFDSLAGASRARVVATLRDYLSCEYVAKMGSEKIFSKDTIKGASLKVPQQSNFTDCGLYVLQYVESFFKNPIKDYTLPIKTLKNWFEEIVVTRKREELSKLLIKLMNATKGDKNITIPVVNFPTQDGKLKPKAENNVDIKSIKTDVEGKKKSTSDGENRISNNMPNQTESTDSSTEIISRTTYQIIPYTPCTISSSSESNSTEMLTETKTPHSRSSSETMSYLKSKRIPRLMLRTENQDDSQMAKKHKGESFDSCK, via the exons ATGGCACAGTATTATAATTTTATGACCGATGCTAGTGGTACATTAACGCTTGAAGAAGTACAGAGAATTTGCTCTGTTGACGGGCAAAGTGTACAATTAGTTGtcgaagatataaataacgGTGGTAACAGTTCACAACAATTTTTGACTTGTACCACTGCACCACAAAACAGCGGGCAAGCAATATTTTCGCAACAAATTAATTTAGGGAATCCAATCTCTGCAACGCGATTGGAACAAGG ACAAAACCTTTTTATAATCAAACCAAATACAAATGAATTAACTTCTCAAGGTATATTAAAAACTACAGTGAATGCCAATACTGTTGAAGGGAATATTGTAAACATTGTGGATAATAAAG gtTCTAAGACATTTATAAGTTGTAATAATGGTGGACAACAAATACAATGGATAAAAATGCAAGAAAATAGTATTAACGTAAATGCAGTTTCAAAACAAGGTGCATTAATATCAGAGAAAACTCAAACTGCCAATTTAAATGAAAATCAAAATAATTCTTCGCAA AATCTCCTACATGGATCTTGTGAATTATCTCCGTTAAACACTGGACCTTTAAAAAGGAAACCACTTAGGTCATATCAAGACAGAAATCAACTTTCAGCAAATAGTGTACAAACTGGAACATCATCCACTCTTGAAAGGGTGAATGTGACCAATAGCACTGAAAGTCAGACGACGAATGCTAATGTGTCTAATATCAGAACATCTGTACCTTCATTTTGTAATAAAACAGTTAGTCCCATTGGACAGAATGTGACACAGATTTCAACACAAATACATACTTCTTTAAGCACAGTTCACACTAGACCTCAAGCACCTACCTTGCCGAAAAGTTCCTTAAAAGTGCAACAGCCTAAAATGGAACAGGCAAGATTAAAACAAATGCAAAATCAAAGACAAGTGCAAAATGAACAGAgattgcaaggaagtaatgcACAGCAAGCATCCAATGTTGCATCACGATCGATGCAGGGTTCATTAAATAATCCTACACAACGGCAACAAACAACTACAATAAATTCAGTTCAACAAAAGCAAATGACATCCCCGCCACATTTATCATTACAAAAACCGAGTACGCCGCAAAAATCACAGTACGAGATAAAATCGCCATCTTCATCTCCGCCTCAAAGTGTGTGTAACAGTATGGATGTCGAATCTTTAGAATCTACATCACCTTCTGAGAAAGGTTCAACAAACCAACAGAACTTTTCATCGCCAACTGACTCTCAAAATGTCGTATCCGAAAGTATTGCCATACATGAAAAGGTTATTCATAATCCAGCTGCTACTAAAATCCAACATCAAATACAAGGGAATACTGCGAAAATGTTAGTTATGCTTTCAAGCGGTGAACAAAGATTAATTACATTTAATATACCAAATGAAGATTGCACTGTTCAAGATTTATTAGAACAG GCAAATATCGTATTTTGTGGAAAGACAAGCGTTTCATTAGTTTCTGATCCTACTCTCGGTATAAATTACATTGTAGAAGCAGGACCTGGTGCAATTTCATCACACGAGATGAGTGATAACGATAGTTCTCAAGATAATTCTGCCAGTAATTTAGATAACTCTCATAG TTCACCAGATGAAAATAGTAATCCTGTACAACAAAATGAG GAACCTATATACATTGAAGGAATGTTGGCTGTTTGTTCTCACTGTGGCTTCAGCTCTATGGACTTCAATCGGTGTCTAAGATGCAAAAGAAAATTACCAAAAGATGTAAAGACCATACCAATGACAATGGGCATACAAGAGAAGAAAGAAACAATGATATCTGTTGAT ACTTTTTACAAGAAGAACAACGAAAGAAATTCCTCAGCGAAACTAGAAAAGTTGGAACGAGACGGATCTGTATACAAACGTGGAAGAGGCAGAGGAAGGGGTGGTTCAAGATCAAGGCCTATTCATAAGGAACCAG AATGTTTAACGATCTCTtctgacgaagaagaagaaggcaaAACTAAAAAATCAGGAGGCTCTAGTAACCATATATCTGTAAGTGAAAGTAATAATTATAGCGAAGAAATGGCGACCATCCTCGAGAAAGAACCAGTGATCACCAATAATTCTACTCCTAACACAAGTACTGATTATAACATGGACAGTGACGATGCGATGAAAG aTAATTCTATTTATCCACCGCATACTTCTATATTGTGTCGGACAGTAAGGATAGGTTCTTATAAATATATTCCTCGGGAGAGAGTAGTAATTTCGCAAAATGGAGTCAGACTTGGTGTACCTTTATTGGAGGATG ATAAAACATTTGTAACATTAGACGTTAAGATTCAAGATATAGTTAAAGTACTAATTCATTTTGGTAAAGCAATGCCAGTCCTTTTCTTTTATACCTCTACTAATACAGGAGctatgattcgcgaactgttaGGAATGCAAGATCCGAAAGGACCTTACTACGATCCTGCTGGAAAAG ATCATACGCATAAACGGATAACTTTATTGCCAGAGAAATTAACGGAGGAATCAAAAATTGTGCTAAAAAATTTGTTTAAGCGAAGACGTTTGTTAGAAGAATTAAGTTCGAAAGAAGCAAATGACATCCTTGTACGAGCATCCCCTAAAGAT AGTCTGCAAATTCAAAGTTTATCGAAGAAAGAGAACCAAACGGGAACCACAACCAATTCAAATGCCAATGGTGGTATACAAAC AATAACTGTATATCCCCCACCGCCTGCAAAAGGTGGTATAGCTATTAATACTGAGGATTATTTGTGTCTCGGAGAAGATCAATTTTTGAACGATGTAATTATAGACTTCTATCTAAAATATTTAACGTTGGAAGTTTTATCAGAATCTGATCAACGAAGAACTCATGTATTTAGTTCGTATTTTTATAAACGATTGACAAGTCCGCATACTCAAGCAGTTGAAAGTAACGTGCCCCCGTCACCCGCTGCCAAGAGACACGCAAGAGTACAAAAATGGACGAAAAATGTTAACATATTCGAAAAAGATTTTATTATAATTCCTATAAATGAACA CGCTCATTGGTTTCTGgctattatttgttttcctggACTGGTGGGTGAAGTTTTTACGCAACGTAAACGATCTGAAGAAAACAATGTTCGTAAGACTGTGCAAAAAAGTAAAAAACTGAAAGAAGTAAAACTTCAAGTTGTAACAATTGGAACTACAATTTATTCACCAGTGACAACTACTATAACTATAGATCAAGGTGACGATGGTTCAGAAAGAGATGAAGCCGAAGGAGATGATGAAGAAATGGAAATGGACAGCGATGATGAT GAAACTGCAGAAGAAAAAAGTTTATCTCCGAAAACGGAACAAAACGTGCCACAGAAAGAAGATACTGTTAAAGT ACCTTGCATATTAATATTTGATTCTCTGGCGGGTGCAAGTAGAGCGCGTGTAGTAGCTACGTTAAGGGATTACTTAAGTTGTGAGTATGTTGCAAAGATGGGAAGtgaaaaaatattttcaaaggATACCATTAAAGGGGCATCGTTAAAAGTTCCTCAGCAATCAAATTTTACTGATTGCGGATTATACGTGTTGCAATATGTGGAAAGCTTCTTTAAA AATCCGATTAAAGATTATACTTTGCCGATAAAGACATTAAAAAATTGGTTTGAAGAGATTGTGGTAACAAGAAAAAGGGAAGAATTATCGAAACTGCTAATTAAGTTAATGAATGCAACCAAAGGAGACAAAAATATTACAATACCCGTTGTGAACTTTCCTACACAAGATGGTAAACTAAAACCTAAGGCTGAAAATAACGTAGACATAAAATCTATAAAAACAGATGTAGAAGGTAAAAAAAAGTCTACGTCAGATGGAGAAAATCGTATTAGTAATAATATGCCAAATCAAACGGAAAGTACTGACTCGTCTACAGAAATAATTAGTAGAACTACGTACCAGATCATTCCTTACACTCCGTGTACAATCTCTAGTTCATCTGAAAGCAATTCAACAGAAATGTTGACTGAAACTAAAACACCTCATTCAAG ATCGTCAAGCGAAACAATGTCCTATTTAAAATCGAAACGAATTCCCAGGTTAATGTTAAGAACAGAGAATCAAGATGACTCTCAGATGGCCAAAAAGCACAAAGGAGAGTCATTTGATTCttgtaaataa
- the LOC143433253 gene encoding uncharacterized protein LOC143433253 isoform X1, whose protein sequence is MAQYYNFMTDASGTLTLEEVQRICSVDGQSVQLVVEDINNGGNSSQQFLTCTTAPQNSGQAIFSQQINLGNPISATRLEQGQNLFIIKPNTNELTSQGILKTTVNANTVEGNIVNIVDNKGSKTFISCNNGGQQIQWIKMQENSINVNAVSKQGALISEKTQTANLNENQNNSSQNLLHGSCELSPLNTGPLKRKPLRSYQDRNQLSANSVQTGTSSTLERVNVTNSTESQTTNANVSNIRTSVPSFCNKTVSPIGQNVTQISTQIHTSLSTVHTRPQAPTLPKSSLKVQQPKMEQARLKQMQNQRQVQNEQRLQGSNAQQASNVASRSMQGSLNNPTQRQQTTTINSVQQKQMTSPPHLSLQKPSTPQKSQYEIKSPSSSPPQSVCNSMDVESLESTSPSEKGSTNQQNFSSPTDSQNVVSESIAIHEKVIHNPAATKIQHQIQGNTAKMLVMLSSGEQRLITFNIPNEDCTVQDLLEQANIVFCGKTSVSLVSDPTLGINYIVEAGPGAISSHEMSDNDSSQDNSASNLDNSHSSPDENSNPVQQNEEPIYIEGMLAVCSHCGFSSMDFNRCLRCKRKLPKDVKTIPMTMGIQEKKETMISVDTFYKKNNERNSSAKLEKLERDGSVYKRGRGRGRGGSRSRPIHKEPECLTISSDEEEEGKTKKSGGSSNHISVSESNNYSEEMATILEKEPVITNNSTPNTSTDYNMDSDDAMKDNSIYPPHTSILCRTVRIGSYKYIPRERVVISQNGVRLGVPLLEDDKTFVTLDVKIQDIVKVLIHFGKAMPVLFFYTSTNTGAMIRELLGMQDPKGPYYDPAGKDHTHKRITLLPEKLTEESKIVLKNLFKRRRLLEELSSKEANDILVRASPKDSLQIQSLSKKENQTGTTTNSNANGGIQTITVYPPPPAKGGIAINTEDYLCLGEDQFLNDVIIDFYLKYLTLEVLSESDQRRTHVFSSYFYKRLTSPHTQAVESNVPPSPAAKRHARVQKWTKNVNIFEKDFIIIPINEHAHWFLAIICFPGLVGEVFTQRKRSEENNVRKTVQKSKKLKEVKLQVVTIGTTIYSPVTTTITIDQGDDGSERDEAEGDDEEMEMDSDDDDEQETAEEKSLSPKTEQNVPQKEDTVKVPCILIFDSLAGASRARVVATLRDYLSCEYVAKMGSEKIFSKDTIKGASLKVPQQSNFTDCGLYVLQYVESFFKNPIKDYTLPIKTLKNWFEEIVVTRKREELSKLLIKLMNATKGDKNITIPVVNFPTQDGKLKPKAENNVDIKSIKTDVEGKKKSTSDGENRISNNMPNQTESTDSSTEIISRTTYQIIPYTPCTISSSSESNSTEMLTETKTPHSRSSSETMSYLKSKRIPRLMLRTENQDDSQMAKKHKGESFDSCK, encoded by the exons ATGGCACAGTATTATAATTTTATGACCGATGCTAGTGGTACATTAACGCTTGAAGAAGTACAGAGAATTTGCTCTGTTGACGGGCAAAGTGTACAATTAGTTGtcgaagatataaataacgGTGGTAACAGTTCACAACAATTTTTGACTTGTACCACTGCACCACAAAACAGCGGGCAAGCAATATTTTCGCAACAAATTAATTTAGGGAATCCAATCTCTGCAACGCGATTGGAACAAGG ACAAAACCTTTTTATAATCAAACCAAATACAAATGAATTAACTTCTCAAGGTATATTAAAAACTACAGTGAATGCCAATACTGTTGAAGGGAATATTGTAAACATTGTGGATAATAAAG gtTCTAAGACATTTATAAGTTGTAATAATGGTGGACAACAAATACAATGGATAAAAATGCAAGAAAATAGTATTAACGTAAATGCAGTTTCAAAACAAGGTGCATTAATATCAGAGAAAACTCAAACTGCCAATTTAAATGAAAATCAAAATAATTCTTCGCAA AATCTCCTACATGGATCTTGTGAATTATCTCCGTTAAACACTGGACCTTTAAAAAGGAAACCACTTAGGTCATATCAAGACAGAAATCAACTTTCAGCAAATAGTGTACAAACTGGAACATCATCCACTCTTGAAAGGGTGAATGTGACCAATAGCACTGAAAGTCAGACGACGAATGCTAATGTGTCTAATATCAGAACATCTGTACCTTCATTTTGTAATAAAACAGTTAGTCCCATTGGACAGAATGTGACACAGATTTCAACACAAATACATACTTCTTTAAGCACAGTTCACACTAGACCTCAAGCACCTACCTTGCCGAAAAGTTCCTTAAAAGTGCAACAGCCTAAAATGGAACAGGCAAGATTAAAACAAATGCAAAATCAAAGACAAGTGCAAAATGAACAGAgattgcaaggaagtaatgcACAGCAAGCATCCAATGTTGCATCACGATCGATGCAGGGTTCATTAAATAATCCTACACAACGGCAACAAACAACTACAATAAATTCAGTTCAACAAAAGCAAATGACATCCCCGCCACATTTATCATTACAAAAACCGAGTACGCCGCAAAAATCACAGTACGAGATAAAATCGCCATCTTCATCTCCGCCTCAAAGTGTGTGTAACAGTATGGATGTCGAATCTTTAGAATCTACATCACCTTCTGAGAAAGGTTCAACAAACCAACAGAACTTTTCATCGCCAACTGACTCTCAAAATGTCGTATCCGAAAGTATTGCCATACATGAAAAGGTTATTCATAATCCAGCTGCTACTAAAATCCAACATCAAATACAAGGGAATACTGCGAAAATGTTAGTTATGCTTTCAAGCGGTGAACAAAGATTAATTACATTTAATATACCAAATGAAGATTGCACTGTTCAAGATTTATTAGAACAG GCAAATATCGTATTTTGTGGAAAGACAAGCGTTTCATTAGTTTCTGATCCTACTCTCGGTATAAATTACATTGTAGAAGCAGGACCTGGTGCAATTTCATCACACGAGATGAGTGATAACGATAGTTCTCAAGATAATTCTGCCAGTAATTTAGATAACTCTCATAG TTCACCAGATGAAAATAGTAATCCTGTACAACAAAATGAG GAACCTATATACATTGAAGGAATGTTGGCTGTTTGTTCTCACTGTGGCTTCAGCTCTATGGACTTCAATCGGTGTCTAAGATGCAAAAGAAAATTACCAAAAGATGTAAAGACCATACCAATGACAATGGGCATACAAGAGAAGAAAGAAACAATGATATCTGTTGAT ACTTTTTACAAGAAGAACAACGAAAGAAATTCCTCAGCGAAACTAGAAAAGTTGGAACGAGACGGATCTGTATACAAACGTGGAAGAGGCAGAGGAAGGGGTGGTTCAAGATCAAGGCCTATTCATAAGGAACCAG AATGTTTAACGATCTCTtctgacgaagaagaagaaggcaaAACTAAAAAATCAGGAGGCTCTAGTAACCATATATCTGTAAGTGAAAGTAATAATTATAGCGAAGAAATGGCGACCATCCTCGAGAAAGAACCAGTGATCACCAATAATTCTACTCCTAACACAAGTACTGATTATAACATGGACAGTGACGATGCGATGAAAG aTAATTCTATTTATCCACCGCATACTTCTATATTGTGTCGGACAGTAAGGATAGGTTCTTATAAATATATTCCTCGGGAGAGAGTAGTAATTTCGCAAAATGGAGTCAGACTTGGTGTACCTTTATTGGAGGATG ATAAAACATTTGTAACATTAGACGTTAAGATTCAAGATATAGTTAAAGTACTAATTCATTTTGGTAAAGCAATGCCAGTCCTTTTCTTTTATACCTCTACTAATACAGGAGctatgattcgcgaactgttaGGAATGCAAGATCCGAAAGGACCTTACTACGATCCTGCTGGAAAAG ATCATACGCATAAACGGATAACTTTATTGCCAGAGAAATTAACGGAGGAATCAAAAATTGTGCTAAAAAATTTGTTTAAGCGAAGACGTTTGTTAGAAGAATTAAGTTCGAAAGAAGCAAATGACATCCTTGTACGAGCATCCCCTAAAGAT AGTCTGCAAATTCAAAGTTTATCGAAGAAAGAGAACCAAACGGGAACCACAACCAATTCAAATGCCAATGGTGGTATACAAAC AATAACTGTATATCCCCCACCGCCTGCAAAAGGTGGTATAGCTATTAATACTGAGGATTATTTGTGTCTCGGAGAAGATCAATTTTTGAACGATGTAATTATAGACTTCTATCTAAAATATTTAACGTTGGAAGTTTTATCAGAATCTGATCAACGAAGAACTCATGTATTTAGTTCGTATTTTTATAAACGATTGACAAGTCCGCATACTCAAGCAGTTGAAAGTAACGTGCCCCCGTCACCCGCTGCCAAGAGACACGCAAGAGTACAAAAATGGACGAAAAATGTTAACATATTCGAAAAAGATTTTATTATAATTCCTATAAATGAACA CGCTCATTGGTTTCTGgctattatttgttttcctggACTGGTGGGTGAAGTTTTTACGCAACGTAAACGATCTGAAGAAAACAATGTTCGTAAGACTGTGCAAAAAAGTAAAAAACTGAAAGAAGTAAAACTTCAAGTTGTAACAATTGGAACTACAATTTATTCACCAGTGACAACTACTATAACTATAGATCAAGGTGACGATGGTTCAGAAAGAGATGAAGCCGAAGGAGATGATGAAGAAATGGAAATGGACAGCGATGATGAT GATGAGCAGGAAACTGCAGAAGAAAAAAGTTTATCTCCGAAAACGGAACAAAACGTGCCACAGAAAGAAGATACTGTTAAAGT ACCTTGCATATTAATATTTGATTCTCTGGCGGGTGCAAGTAGAGCGCGTGTAGTAGCTACGTTAAGGGATTACTTAAGTTGTGAGTATGTTGCAAAGATGGGAAGtgaaaaaatattttcaaaggATACCATTAAAGGGGCATCGTTAAAAGTTCCTCAGCAATCAAATTTTACTGATTGCGGATTATACGTGTTGCAATATGTGGAAAGCTTCTTTAAA AATCCGATTAAAGATTATACTTTGCCGATAAAGACATTAAAAAATTGGTTTGAAGAGATTGTGGTAACAAGAAAAAGGGAAGAATTATCGAAACTGCTAATTAAGTTAATGAATGCAACCAAAGGAGACAAAAATATTACAATACCCGTTGTGAACTTTCCTACACAAGATGGTAAACTAAAACCTAAGGCTGAAAATAACGTAGACATAAAATCTATAAAAACAGATGTAGAAGGTAAAAAAAAGTCTACGTCAGATGGAGAAAATCGTATTAGTAATAATATGCCAAATCAAACGGAAAGTACTGACTCGTCTACAGAAATAATTAGTAGAACTACGTACCAGATCATTCCTTACACTCCGTGTACAATCTCTAGTTCATCTGAAAGCAATTCAACAGAAATGTTGACTGAAACTAAAACACCTCATTCAAG ATCGTCAAGCGAAACAATGTCCTATTTAAAATCGAAACGAATTCCCAGGTTAATGTTAAGAACAGAGAATCAAGATGACTCTCAGATGGCCAAAAAGCACAAAGGAGAGTCATTTGATTCttgtaaataa